aggttatgttattatattattgttaactTATAGACTCAggaatacatccattccagacatGGAAGActctctgatttgaatttacacAGTTTTTTaaccaaccaaacatgttaggAGTACACACATCTGTCCCTTTCTCTGTGTCATACTTAGTTTTGCTTGATGCCGTCTTTTAAGTAATGCCACGAGTGGGGCTTGAGAAAGTGAAGTTGCCTGCGTCTGCGCAGTGCGACCTGATGCAGCCCCTGAAGTGGggacacaggaaacagaaatactgcgAAATGATAATAAGGTGACTAAATGAGACGAAATGTCATAACATTTCGTCTTGTTTTggtcaatgaaaatgaagagacattttagcattgtttttatttctaaaccacatttagtctaaTTTTTATTCACCAAAAATATTGCACTATGCATTTAATtagtcatcgtcacatgaccagcatttacgttGCGTCTCGTTTTCACCATGTGATAAAGGTTTGTTGACGGCGATATTTAATCGTAATTTCCATTGAAGAAAGCAACACTAATTAGAAGTCTCTCTCAATATCACTTACTGAAGTGAAGAATTCTTTCAGCTAGGACTTTTCAGCTAGGAAATTAGATTTTTATAACTGGAGTTGTGCATGTTTGCATGCAAGTAAAATGACTGAGTGGGAGACAGGAAGACTTGGACATTTAAAAAACGATTTCTAAGAAATCTCACTAGTGCTATAAAGTGAAGATGCAGGTTTATGGTATAATTCATAGTTGCTCTCCATAGCACCTTAATTACAAGCAAGAATCAAGACAACACCTTTCATGGGGGCAATTTACAACGCTTTAGATGATGGATGTTTGGCGGTAACATGCTTATTCAAGTTTGCCACTCCTAACGTCTATACACAGAAGTCTAAGAGAATGACCCAGGAAAGCCAtgataatttgataaaaatgaaaattttagatAAATATTAAGATAAATGAAGATAAATAGGTAGGTCATATGTTACACACACAACTGCGAGCTGTCGTTTTGAAAGAAAGAATCAAATTAGAGGCAAATGTAAACGAACTGAAACTTTAATTTGCATCTCAAACATCTGAAGCACACTATTGGAGCCCCACTCACGAAGTTTGCATTTAAATGGAATAAAATCTCAGCCATCACTCCCTTATCTTTACCCTGCATCTTCAAAGgacaaagtttctttcattttgtgTGTTCTAGATTATAAATGAAAGAAGTGAGAGGTAAACTAAGTGAGGATCAGTTTAACATGTTTCACAGGTTAGACATGAAAATACGTGGTTTCAAAACTTGCCAAGGTAACTTGAGGTCATTTTATGCCCAGTGAACCATACTATCAGGCTGTAAGTTCTCAATAGTAGAACTGTAAAACTTTAGCTTCACACAATTAACGCTACTTTCTTTCTGTGCCAGTTTGATACATTATTCAAGCACAAATTAGACAAACAAGCCTTGTATTCTTCATCCAGATGGTTTTAAAAttcagaattttcagcattatgaaTTGGATTAAGCTTCTCCACAGCACGAGTACAGTGCTACCATTCATGGTTCTTtcagaataaaatacaatacCAACTAGATTAAATGCACACGCAGAGTAAAACTTGAATAAAATTATATctttgcaaagttttaaaactttaaattattgaaataggGCAAAatcgtaaaaaaacaaacaaaaaaaaacttattttacagAAGTAGAAAGAGCAAAAATTTAATTTAGGTTGCTATTTTACTCTTTGGTCTTATCATGAAATGGACTTATTGGACACTTTCTATGTCATACTCGCATACATACACCTCAAAACCATCTCGTTGAAATGAAAGCAGTCACTGAGGATAGCAGTGCTGTCACAGCTGGGCTAAATCCCAAGGCTGCAAGGACTATAAAGGGTCTACTGTTTGTCTTTGACACAACGAGGGCTGACTGATGGCACAGCTGTGGATTTCTGTATGCAAAAAGTTCAAGATCAGGGCCATTAGCACTGGAATAGTTTCACCGACAGAGTCATAGCCAGGACTGTTGGCACTGGTATAATTTTCATTACAAAGGGAAGAGCTGTCTGATTTAGTTTTAAACATGCCCAGGAGTATCAtgataatcataacaacaacaacaacaacaacaacaacaacaaaactttaaaAGTGCCACATTCAATAAGCACATTAAACCTATGTATTATCTTTTTACTCTTTAAAACAACTTGAGGCAatgtaaaaataacaatacagcaCTCACCTTGCACTATTCTTATACCGTTCGCAGAGTTTTGTCTCAGGTTTGGAATAGTCAGCTGACTTCTTTTCTTGAACTGGAAGTTTCTGGGAggaatataatacataaaaaaacttaACTTCCTCGTTCAGGTATTAATATATCTCAACTACTGTTAACTTTGTCTATTTTCAGACTACTGATTTTTGTAATTACGGTCTTATACGGCTGGCATGATTGTGTGATCTTACTCGGAACTTTCCTGGTCTGAGGGTGTGACTTTTTGTAATTAGTTTAATGTTTGACTAAGTTCTGGCTTTTATATTGCTATCATTGCTATTCACTGGGGACATACAGTATATGAGACTCAAGTCACTTTTGATTTATGatggtttcaaaataaaaacagtagatGTGTTGAAAAGAGTTTACACCATTTAGAACAATAACAATGGAATTAAATCACTGAAAACTGAGTAActtttttaatatgaaataacctattattctaaaaaaataaaaactacctTTATAATCTTTTtgcattctattttcttttcattttttatacaattataaaaaagaactctaacactagcttgctcaatttttttctattctatccgttttctttttatttattatattatttaaaagcccttgctacgtgtactgcatttaATCTAACTGAGACTTCTTATAGCACTTAtacatcattgctcttttgttgtttttttatagcttccagtgtcctcatttgtaagtcgctttggataaaagcgtctgctaagtgactaaatgtaaatgtaaatgtaaataaccaaCCTGCCCATAGAAGTCAGCAGAAGGGGAGGATCTAGATCTTTCATGCACACTGGTGGGGTTACTCTGTCTCACATTCCCTGTATCAAGGATGTTATCAGCGGAGTGATATCGTCCAGATACTCTTGGTTCGGCTGCTTTCCTTTGGATGTTCCATTTGGCTTCATACTCCGCAAAGGTGCCAAGTCGCTGTTGTTCTAGTATGGCTTGTCGGTTCACAGAGTGAGGGCCAGCTTGACCTTCATTAAGGTGGTGCTCTGTAGGGGTTGAGCTTTCACTGTTACTCTGCCCTGCTGTGTCACTCTTTGCAGAATAATGCATGCCTCCAGATTTGGAGTGTTTGGTGTCTTCAGATATATGCAGGTTTTGCTTTGGTTTAGGCTTAGGGAAAGCTGGTTTCCTCTCCAATAATCTGTACCGATTTTCTAAGGGTACAGCATTTTCAGGCACACTGCACATAGCTCCTACTTCATGAATTTTATCTGGCTCAGAAAAAGACCTAACTTTCCTTTCTGCAGAAAACCGTTTGCGGTTACCAATGCGAAGCACCTGATTACTCCCTGGGACCTCTGAGACACCAGGAAGTGGAAGTGTGTCTTTCCAAGTGGGACCCTCAGTACCTGGATGCTCAAACAAGACTGGCTCAAGGTCTTTTCTCCTAAACGATGTagcctggaggactctggcctggGCTTCTTTCAAATGGTCTTTATAAGAACTGGAAAAGCAGCCATccgaagaggaagaagaagttCCAGTGGTCTTCCAGACAGCAGGATCTTCTACAGCTTCAACCGGACTTTCTAAAGTTGCTGAGCTTTGACGCTTTTGAAGTTGGTCCCTCCTCATCTGGATCTCGTTGTGCAAGGTGGTGGCAAATTGGTCACTTCGTCTTGACGTCTTGCCACTCTGACTGTCAAGGGCTACCTGTTGTGCACTTCCACTGTTGACCTCATCTTGAGAGTCCTCCACGTCATTGTGCTCTTGGGCCAGAGAATACAGCATAGGTGTTTTCTGGGGACATATCTTTGACTCGCTTTTAGATGGAAAAGGTTGCTGGGAGTACTCTTTAAGATTGAGATGAACTGCACTTCTCCTGTGCTCGGGTTGCTTACTAGGGGGATAACTACCAGAATGCTCATTTGAGCTAGACACATGGTGTTGCCTTTGGGTCCCCCTCAGTTCAGAAGGTTTTGCTGAATCAGGTATATTGAAGGGATTATTTGGAACAGAGAAATCGCGATGACAGATGTAAATTTGTTTGAAGGGTGCATTATTGTCTTTATGATCGGTCTCATGGTGCTGTGACTGAGGTGGAAAATAGCTGTCTTTTGCTCCTCCTTGTGAACCTATAGACATCCTGTCCCGTCCACTGTGTGACATTTCTGAGACTGAAGAAGCTTTAGAGTCATCACTTCTCACTAAAGAAGCCTGAGACATTCCCTGAGCGATACGATGAGAGGTAACTCCAACATGACTGGATGATGCAGTTGGCCTTCTAGTTTGATTCTGGCTATTGAGTTGCATGTGGTTGTTTGTGGACAGCTCTTGCATACTGCTAAAGTAGCCACTGAATGGAGGTTTCAGTGCTGGTATTGTCCTAGTTTGAGCGTGGAAAGTGCCCTCATCGCTGTATTGTCGTGGATGGTATGGAACATAGGCATATGATTGATTTCTATCTCTAACATCTATCGTTGATAGGGAATATGTCTTGTCTGATGACATATGGTGTGGACACTGATGATAGGCATCAGATGAAATGTAGGGATTTTTTGAGGAATAATTTTTGGATGGCAGGTTATAATCGTTTCGACCCTCAAGACCTGTCTCGTTGACTTGGTGCAACCTTTGCATGCTTTCATGAGTTTCTCCTGCCTTTTGCAAGGCTTTTACCTGAGGCTTTAACTGGGCATGAACACCAAGGCCCTCAGAGGAGCTTGTGATCAAACCCTTCTCATGTACCTTGGTAGCTGCAAAACTATCACTGCGTGTCGGTGGAGTGGGAGGTGGGGTGGAGCATACTGTGTTTTTCTTCATATCTGGGACATGCCAGACAGGTCCAATACCAACTCTTCCAGAGCTTGAATGCCGAGTGCCTGGCTGTTCTTCAGCTTTTGGGACCTCATGGCTAACTGAACTTGTGATATGCTGCAAGTATCCAAGCCTCTCATCTTGTCGTACCCCATCGCTTAGGTTTTGGCTTTGGTTATGTCTGCCATTGCTGTGCCTGCCACTTGAGTCCCACTGATTAATTTTGTACAGCATGTTCTCAGTGGAAGCAGCGTTAATTTTGGACAGTGTGTAATCTGGGGTTCCTGAGCTTGTAGAAAAGGAGCTGTATGCAGAGTCTCGTTTACCACCCAAATGTTCAGTGCTGTTATTATTGGACTTGCTCGGGGAAAGACAGCCAGGTGGACAGGGATGAGAGCTATGCTCTAGGCTGTCCATACTACCCAAAGAGCTGAACTGATCAGATACTCTCCGTAAATTTGTTTGCTCCCAACCAGCTGGGACTTCAGAGGAGAATGAactaagaaaaacaaacacatttaaaaaaaagtgtttagacTGTATGAACAAATGCAACTGCAGTAAGCCATATGAAAAGTTTCTGCCATTCAATATACATTCGAAAAGGATAAATAGAGTCATTCATTCCTAAATCTTTACTGAAAGAAGCAATACAGATAGAAACAAATTATTTTCTGTCTCTCAAATTACCTTGCATCATTTCTTGTTTGCCAGACTGGTGAGGGTGTGGACTGTTTTTTGGCTTCTGAGTGGCTCTCGTTGAACTTGGTGGCATGCCAGGAGTGAGGTCTGCTCATGGGTTCATTTCTCCTGTGGGCAGCAGACGGgaaagagagaaggaaagagaaagAGGTAGAGCAAAGGAGGAAAGATTAGAAAACAAggcaataaaatgttgttttgtgaACAGCTGCAAAACAAAAGGCAAACACAGATCACCAAGCAGCACTACTACAATTCTGAAGGACAGGAGAGTGTCAAAACTTGGTAGATAATTATGGAAGTAGTGTAATGATCATGGCAAGAAATAGAGAAGCAGCCTGTGAGCATGACAATGTTGCACTCATTCACTATAAACACAAAGTTTTTCAACCGTCAACCACGAACGAAGGCAAAGCCTAACAAAAACCTACAAACACCAAGTTAATTATCTGTAAACCACAAGAACACGCATGCAACACTCATATAATAGCAACATACCCTTTAAACCGGTTCTTTCTGGGATGCATGAagtgaaataaatgtaatatataattgttACTGAAATTGCCGCAACAATTGAACAGGGCCTCTTAAAAGAAGTCACATACATTGTCCATAAGACTAATGCAAATGAACCCTATACTTAAATAatgaactgtctcaggttacgtatgtaaccatagttccctgagtagggaacgagacactgcgtcctctaggggctttggggaacacctcgtcgtgacccgtgtctgaagcatacattgaaaaaacaccaacttgttggctggcgactgcctccgacgtcactaccggcgcgactataaataagcaccgggagagcacatcactatcttcttcgtctgaagcttgcgtccgaagcatggcagggagctagaggacgcagtgtctcgttacctactcagggaactatggttacatacgtaccctgagacagttccctttcgagggaacttcgaactgcgtcctctaggggccgctttggggaacagtaaacccatgccgccatgctgaggggagtgcaggccagaatcatggcgagcactaagtaccaactctaccatttccatgggagttgcccctgggaagtttagacggctgtctgtgacagtaccccttacggccaaaaggcctaagctacatacctaacttaattgttagggcctcggcccagggtagagctgaaggcttggaatcaggaaagattcctttaaagggatacggctaagaacctagcatttctaccaagtcttgcctgtcacacaggggctaccgctagcttatgCATAAGCTTGTTGAAAGAGGATCTGAGGATCAaaatacctatctaaacagggtgttgctactagagaactgtcgagacagttctctagtagcaacaccctgtttagataggtatccgaggatacataggtggagtggcgcccaagatgaacggggcttttaccaactcgaGAAAGGaagcacgaagcaaccgcgcgaaaccctcaccatataggattttagaaagaacgcagaatactagcgtgcgaacttacctcagtgtggatttcagaaagtgtgcaaagacttcacgtgcacacttgcCATACtttgagggaagtcgtggcctaatggttagagagtcggactcgcaatcgaagggttgtgagttcgagtcccgggccggcaggaattgtaggtgagtgcatgtacagttctctctccaccttcaataacacgatttaggtgcccttgagcaaggcactgaacacccaactgctccccaggcgccgcagcataaatggctgcccactgctccgggtgtgtgttcacagtgtgtgtgtgtgtgcacttccgatgggttaaatgcagagcacgaattctgagtatgagtcaccatacttggctgaatgtcacgtcactttcactttcaccatagcatggattttcaaatacaaggaggggctctcgtggcactctgatagagcagctcatagatggaatgttgcatctcaaaacagtatgatatcgagtcatcaactcgatctatggaaacaatactggagctctctggggaaaaaacagagagctcagtctcatatgagaggagaactccgagctcagagtagcgcgctcataggcgacccttttttttttggaaaaaggggagcgctgctaaattaccacgagaatcacccaaatagcccctcatgttgagggaagcgatgcttgaggtgtataaataaatacacactggctgaatggagcccaaggaaccaaggtctaatcatctcaagcaagggaacgaagtggagcgcgtaacccttatcgtaaaagatttcagaaagtttgcagtcttgcgtgcaaacttaccacttctggatttttagaaagtgcacaaagtgttcacgtgcacactgaccaccatgtggttttgagaaagtacacaaagcttagcgtgtgtacttaaaggttcctaagcatcgcagaggtgctgaatctcacgggagaggcaagctcaattttacaaacctcgggcgaggggagcatcacctgaggcagcatatacaagaagacttctgtaactgccacctccacttcctgctagatgcgacagcacccctaagcggccaggagacccctcggggtgacctggctggacatccatgaaattccctgcagtgctgtgccaggcctgatgatcaaggaggcttcctcagaaacctgtgatctcagccacctaataccggaacatgaagccggatggctggtgctggcgagtgtttagtaaacactgtgactgagcactgcaaaggaaactcacagagtttattagtagaaacgtaaccaccagcaattaaatacacataagtatatacagagagggttacatttactcacccaccctcctgcgctggagccccgctcaaggggcgcctccttttagtctggaccatcagtcaggtggttgctataaacatagaaccataaaaacattataggtccagcataggagatcaggtggagagctggtggttacagggaaattaggaaggggaggataaaagcagaagttaaccttCTGAAGTCtattaacgcatatacgcattatgaggctattttctcctgacaacctcttagactccagagggttaaaaatccccaaagggaacgagtacatacctcggtatcactccgattcggacgagaacgctgcctcgtctagatcataccccttaggttctgcttacctcctcgtgacccacgattcctctaacccctgcccgcatgTGGGGGAGGAgtgcgagttgcgacactagccttgtgtgcccgtctttgatcctcagatcgagacaggccaggacccctatgttgttcaggctcagacctggaccttcatggaacgaaggatctgaaagcagcagagtgcacctttgtctccctgaacttctcaaatcgccgtctcaacggaaatacagaaaagctcagaaggcgaaacctgaacatcgagaagaaagcattttcttttctaccgatgtctgccaggttcatccacagatgtctctccactgccaccatggctgccatagtcctgcccatggcggaggcggcctgcttggtagcacagagagagatccatggtgcggcgcagctcagctaccagatcagaaaaaggcccctgcctctatccaggtctcttagcagatcagt
This is a stretch of genomic DNA from Carassius carassius chromosome 10, fCarCar2.1, whole genome shotgun sequence. It encodes these proteins:
- the LOC132151856 gene encoding protein Shroom2-like isoform X6 — encoded protein: MKMVDIVAQKMPSESDVHMARSFLTKILRSSMRRNEPMSRPHSWHATKFNESHSEAKKQSTPSPVWQTRNDASSFSSEVPAGWEQTNLRRVSDQFSSLGSMDSLEHSSHPCPPGCLSPSKSNNNSTEHLGGKRDSAYSSFSTSSGTPDYTLSKINAASTENMLYKINQWDSSGRHSNGRHNQSQNLSDGVRQDERLGYLQHITSSVSHEVPKAEEQPGTRHSSSGRVGIGPVWHVPDMKKNTVCSTPPPTPPTRSDSFAATKVHEKGLITSSSEGLGVHAQLKPQVKALQKAGETHESMQRLHQVNETGLEGRNDYNLPSKNYSSKNPYISSDAYHQCPHHMSSDKTYSLSTIDVRDRNQSYAYVPYHPRQYSDEGTFHAQTRTIPALKPPFSGYFSSMQELSTNNHMQLNSQNQTRRPTASSSHVGVTSHRIAQGMSQASLVRSDDSKASSVSEMSHSGRDRMSIGSQGGAKDSYFPPQSQHHETDHKDNNAPFKQIYICHRDFSVPNNPFNIPDSAKPSELRGTQRQHHVSSSNEHSGSYPPSKQPEHRRSAVHLNLKEYSQQPFPSKSESKICPQKTPMLYSLAQEHNDVEDSQDEVNSGSAQQVALDSQSGKTSRRSDQFATTLHNEIQMRRDQLQKRQSSATLESPVEAVEDPAVWKTTGTSSSSSDGCFSSSYKDHLKEAQARVLQATSFRRKDLEPVLFEHPGTEGPTWKDTLPLPGVSEVPGSNQVLRIGNRKRFSAERKVRSFSEPDKIHEVGAMCSVPENAVPLENRYRLLERKPAFPKPKPKQNLHISEDTKHSKSGGMHYSAKSDTAGQSNSESSTPTEHHLNEGQAGPHSVNRQAILEQQRLGTFAEYEAKWNIQRKAAEPRVSGRYHSADNILDTGNVRQSNPTSVHERSRSSPSADFYGQKLPVQEKKSADYSKPETKLCERYKNSASHWFYTSIRLHEKGYSELVCKEKPEEPPLALTEDLEKNTSDPPSCHHKTALHFSDHSTRSEPASSRNKNSVLLPHLEKYKCPGGTPPPLSKFQEVQPGSQGGVLASLSPINNQSSAPLSASVPWKGSEHSKGPTREEELQEELVPPPFPPPPPPAVLPTQQTAGPTQPTMEGQRSPSPQFAPQRLTDKPPVSVSIQDEAPGRMDRVKDENMSVKKVPIKIVHFESDTEKESRQYLDLSIKTPVSSQGPGGTPLQSLGNPDQSYSLFCTYTRQKDQGPGLREADMGPLKDQGPQTNMNPESYSLHGLQTIPLSDQSSNGVSSHPSQSDDDKKTKELARDIMDKDKSLVDILDQSKMKTTMDLMEGIFPQGEQLLEEAQQRRKAAPKPLSPRNSVEKKEEESLMAATTLVTNSTYYSTSAPKAELLIKMKDMQEQSVEHDSEEELEEDNESDLASRKQELIDSLSKKLQVLKEAQESLQEDVQDNNALGEEVEAIVQGVCKPNELEKFCMFVGDLDKVVNLLLSLSGRLARVENALNSLEEDASLEERRTLTEKRKLLIRQHEDAKELKENLDRRERLVYDILASYLSEENMADYEHFVKMKSALIIEQRKLEDKIKLGEEQLKCLMDSLPMDQRISN